One genomic segment of Brachionichthys hirsutus isolate HB-005 chromosome 13, CSIRO-AGI_Bhir_v1, whole genome shotgun sequence includes these proteins:
- the LOC137903398 gene encoding kelch-like protein 10: MMRLIIDFAYKGTVNVTEENVQGLVQTADQLNVTRVVHACCSFLEDRLASENCVGIWQLTNTCFCPLLRAKACLYIMYNFNEVVSTEEFLQLSAEELAYVLNSDELSVIKETSAYDAVLKWLAHAPAERKGHFPLLLSKVRLALTTVEFLYSVLSSPGVRSNPECHEMVRGAMRMKHLITACKIPSAFCSNVIARPRLPKDVLFAIGGWSNLNPVNAIETYDINTNQWLDVTDEREHARAYHGTVLYDGSIYCIGGYSQQDSTNTVRRFDLADRSWHEAAPMNRRRCYVSAALLGGHIYGVGGRDGSQRLKCAERYKPESNQWSYIESMHEHRSDASCASYRERVYICGGFNGSHCLFTCEYYSPRSNHWTVFTPMTCQRSGFSIVVYADKIFAVGGFDGNVRLTNVEAYSSETNAWAAAPPMQNPRSNFGIGLIDNKIFVTGGFHSISTINFAEFYDSVTNKWSKVAPMGTPRSALGCCVVSMLPNVRDYVMARQNLPYLNATCDPVRVEHPEHP; encoded by the exons TGTGACGGAGGAGAACGTCCAGGGGCTCGTCCAGACTGCCGACCAGCTCAACGTCACCAGGGTCGTGCACGCCTGCTGCAGCTTTCTGGAGGACAGGCTCGCCAGCGAGAACTGCGTTGGCATCTGGCAGTTGACGAACACCTGCTTCTGTCCCCTGTTGAGGGCCAAGGCCTGCCTCTACATAATGTACAATTTCAACGAGGTCGTTTCCACCGAGGAGTTTCTCCAGCTTTCGGCGGAGGAACTCGCTTACGTTCTCAACAGCGACGAGCTGAGCGTGATCAAGGAGACGTCGGCGTACGATGCCGTCCTGAAGTGGCTTGCTCATGCACCGGCAGAAAGAAAAGGACACTTTCCTTTGCTCTTGTCAAAG gtTCGACTGGCCTTGACCACCGTGGAGTTCCtctattctgttctgtccaGCCCGGGAGTGAGGAGCAACCCAGAGTGCCACGAGATGGTCCGGGGCGCGATGCGCATGAAGCATCTCATCACGGCTTGTAAAATCCCGTCGGCTTTCTGCTCCAACGTCATCGCTCGCCCTCGCCTCCCCAAAGACGTCCTCTTCGCCATCGGCGGCTGGAGCAACCTCAATCCCGTCAACGCCATCGAGACGTACGACATCAACACAAACCAGTGGCTCGACGTGACGGACGAGCGGGAGCACGCGAGGGCCTATCACGGCACCGTCCTCTACGACGGGTCCATCTACTGCATCGGGGGCTACAGCCAGCAGGACTCCACCAACACCGTGCGCAGGTTCGATTTGGCGGACCGCTCGTGGCACGAAGCGGCCCCCATGAACCGCCGCCGCTGTTACGTCAGCGCTGCCCTGCTGGGTGGCCACATCTACGGGGTCGGAGGCCGCGACGGGTCGCAGAGACTCAAGTGCGCGGAGCGCTACAAGCCGGAGAGCAACCAGTGGAGCTACATCGAGTCCATGCACGAGCACAGAAGCGATGCCAGCTGTGCGTCGTACAGAGAGCGG gtCTATATCTGCGGCGGCTTTAACGGGAGCCACTGCCTCTTCACGTGTGAATATTACAGCCCGAGGAGCAACCACTGGACGGTGTTCACGCCGATGACGTGCCAGCGCAGCGGATTCAGCATCGTTGTGTACGCGGACAAGATCTTCGCG GTCGGTGGTTTCGATGGCAACGTGCGTTTGACCAACGTGGAAGCCTACAGCTCAGAGACCAACGCCTGGGCCGCGGCGCCGCCCATGCAGAACCCACGCAGCAACTTCGGAATCGGTCTGATCGACAACAAAATATTTGTCACCGGGGgcttccactccatctccaccatcAATTTCGCCGAGTTTTACGACTCGGTCACGAATAAGTGGTCAAAGGTCGCCCCCATGGGGACCCCCCGCAGCGCCCTGGGCTGCTGCGTGGTCTCCATGCTCCCCAACGTACGAGATTACGTCATGGCTCGTCAGAATCTGCCGTATTTAAACGCGACGTGTGACCCGGTGAGAGTGGAACACCCCGAACATCcctaa